One region of Eulemur rufifrons isolate Redbay chromosome 1, OSU_ERuf_1, whole genome shotgun sequence genomic DNA includes:
- the GPR35 gene encoding G-protein coupled receptor 35 — protein sequence MNDTCGPPEWPPPLSYVFLAYLGTLLVLGLLLNGLALWVFCRRMQRWTETRVYMTNLAGADLCLLCAMPFVLYSLQHTSTDTPLCQLSQSIYLTNRYMSISLVVAIAVDRYLAVRHPLRARSLRSPRQAVAVCAVLWVLVISSVVARWVLGMQEGGFCFATHSRHSFKTTVFSLMGFYLPLAVLVFCSLQVVTALAQRPATDRGQAEATRRAARMVWANLVVFVVCFLPLHVALTVHVALGTQTCAVSRALGHALFFTSKLSDANCCLDAICYYYMAREFQEASALAAPPSAKAHKSQDSLFVTLS from the coding sequence ATGAACGACACCTGCGGCCCCCCCGAGTGGCCCCCGCCACTCAGCTACGTCTTCCTGGCCTACCTGGGCACACTGCTGGTGCTGGGCCTGCTGCTCAACGGCCTGGCGCTCTGGGTGTTCTGCCGCCGCATGCAGCGGTGGACCGAGACGCGCGTCTACATGACCAACCTGGCGGGGGCCGACCTGTGCCTGCTCTGCGCCATGCCCTTCGTGCTGTACTCGCTGCAGCACACGTCCACCGACACGCCGCTGTGCCAGCTGTCCCAGAGCATCTACCTGACCAACAGGTACATGAGCATCAGCCTGGTCGTGGCCATCGCCGTGGACCGCTACCTGGCTGTGCGGCACCCGCTGCGGGCCCGCAGCCTCCGCTCCCCGCGGCAGGCCGTGGCCGTGTGCGCCGTCCTCTGGGTCCTGGTCATCAGCTCCGTGGTGGCTCGCTGGGTCCTGGGCATGCAGGAGGGCGGCTTCTGCTTCGCGACCCACTCCCGGCACAGCTTCAAGACCACGGTGTTCTCGCTCATGGGCTTCTACCTGCCGCTGGCCGTGCTGGTCTTCTGCTCTCTGCAGGTGGTGACCGCCCTGGCCCAGAGGCCAGCCACGGACAGGGGGCAGGCAGAGGCCACCCGCAGGGCTGCCCGCATGGTCTGGGCCAACCTGGTCGTGTTCGTGGTCTGCTTCCTGCCTCTGCACGTGGCGCTGACGGTGCACGTGGCCCTGGGCACGCAGACCTGTGCCGTCAGCAGGGCTCTCGGCCACGCCCTCTTCTTCACGAGCAAGCTCTCGGACGCCAACTGCTGCCTGGACGCCATCTGCTACTACTACATGGCCAGGGAGTTTCAGGAGGCGTCTGCCCTGGCCGCGCCCCCCAGCGCCAAGGCCCACAAGAGCCAGGACTCCCTGTTCGTGACCCTCTCGTAG